In [Mycobacterium] stephanolepidis, the genomic window GCGGTGGGCTCCTCCGGAGTGCCCGTGTTCTCACAACTGGCCAGCGCCACAAGTTGGGCATTGGGGGCGTTCAATCAAGGACTCACGGTGGTGACCAATACGGTCGTCACCGTGGTCAACCGTCTCACCGGCGCGGGAGTCGTCGATGCGGCGCCCGGTGACAACGACCGCAGCCTGCCCCAGCAGGTGCTGCCGGCCCTGTAACCAGGTTTTGCACCACAGCGTCAGTGCGGCGCAATGCCGATCGCCTCACGGCGGTTCGATACCTGCAGTTTCTGGTAGATGGAACGCTGATGTGTCTTCAGGGTGTTGACCGAAACCGACAGCTTCGCGGCGATCTCCGCCGCAGTCATCGGAGTCCGCAAGTATGCCAACACTTCTCGCTCCCGTGAGGTGAGTGATGCGGCAGGGTTATCCGATGCACCCGTCTCGCAGGACAATAGACACTCGGCGAGGAAATCCGGATACGCGGTCCGTGAGCTGTGCGCCCCCAACAGATCACGACACGACTGACCGGCGTTGTCCAGGAACGGGTAGCGCACAGATTCCGGGGCCGCCAATGCGAGCGACTCCTCCAGCAGTTGGTGAGCCCGATCATTATCGCCGCTATCCCACGTCAGCAACGCGCCCACCAGAGCTGCGTAGGCACGCGTGTATGAAGGTACTGACTCGCCACGTGCATTGTCGGCCAGGGACTCTGCGAGGTCGATGTCCCCGAGCCGTCGGCATACGCCCGCCACCATCACAGAGGCTGTCGGCAATGGCGTCACATCGAGGAGCCTCGCCGCCAGCTGTAACGCCTCGCGCGTGTGCCCCCGAATCTCGGCGATCCTCGCTAGTGCGGCTGCACGGAAACTGCCTATCGGGACGGCCCTGTTCTCGTCTTCGCCGATGCGCATGGCCACCGCCTCCAGCTGCGGGAGGGACCAATCGCACCCCTGGTTCCCCAGTGCTGCAGCACTGAACACCAACATCATGCGCCCGATATCCGGGTAACCATCCCCTACCGCAGCATCCACCACGGTGAAATCCTCGAGCGCCCCCGCCAGATCGCCCTGCCACATCTGTATGAATCCCGTTGTAAAACAGGATATCCCGCCGCCCTAGTGGGAGAGCCAGGGCACCTCTGCCAGGCTTAGCGACCGCTGGGCGCGGCCGAACTGCCCGGCATGGACGTAGGCGAATGCCAGGCTCTCCGTGGCCCTATCAGCGACCGCTGCCAGACCCAGCGCACGGCACTCCTGCGCCGCCGACTCCAGCAGTCGCATCGAGTGACCGACGTCGCGCCGCAACCTGGTTTCGGCCCAGCCCACCAGAAACAGCGCGCACGCATACACGCGGTCCGCCACGAGTGTGCGATCAGTCAAGGCTTCGGACACCGCGTCGACAGCTCCCGCCATGGTGCTGTGGTCGTCGGAGATTAGGATGCGGCTCACATCCGCGATGAGACGCACCCGCCGAGACTCGACGTGGCCATGTGTCAGGGCCTGCGCGCGCTCGAAATGCAGCTGTGCGCCAAGGCGATCACCCGCGACCTCCCGGCAACAGGAACGCACCATCGCAATATCGGCGGTCTCACCGAATGCGTCGGCCACCGCGATGCAGACACTCTCCAGTGCCACCGATCGGGCTTCCAGCAGTAGCTCGAGCCAATGATCGGTGATTGTCTCCGCGGCCAACCGCCCGTCCGCCCCGCGAACGGCATGCTCGACGGCATCCAACGGGTAGCGGTCCCGCAGCTCGCGCGCTGCCAACAGGTTCAAGGCGCTCCATCGCGCCGGGTCCGACTGCCTGAGTACCTCGCCACATCCGTGTGCGAACATCGAATGCCATTGGTAGATAGCATCTTCGCCAGATCCGAATCGTTCGATGAACAGCCCGGAGGTCGCACATTCCGCAAGCAACCCCGCGGCATCGACGCGCCCGGAGAGCACCGCGGCCAGGCGTTCATCCACCCGCGTGCATACGGTCGCGGCCAGCACAAACTCGGCAAGCTCCGGGCGTAGCCGCCCGAGAACGGCGGCACGGATGTATTCACTCAGATCGAGATCATCAAGAGCACTGGGCGTTTCGCCGTCTAAGAGCGCAAGCCGCACGGCCGCGGGCCAGCCCCCGGTGCTGTACGCGATGCGTTCGGCGTCCCCGGCCGCGAGGTCCTGCTGGTGCACATGGCAGGCGGCCGACAGCACATCCTCAGCGGTGAACGCCAATTCGCCCGCCGTCACCACCGCCACCTGACCATGCACCCGCAGCCTGGTGAGCAACGTCTCCGGCGCCTCCGTGGTGATCAACACCAACCGCAGCCAGGGCGGACCATGCTCGATGAACTCGACAAACTCCGCGGACTGTGTGACTCCGATGGCCTTCTGGAAATCATCGAGCACGACCGTGACCCGGCCCGGCATCTGGATCGTCGACAGGGCGGTGAAGACCAGTCCCAGGGACGGCAGCTCGAAGGCGGTAGCCAGTGCCCGCCGGACCTGGGCATCGTCACCGTCACCCGCCGCGTGCCGCAGCGCCGTCATGATGCCGCGGATCAGCTCGGGGAAGTCTGCCGCCTGCTCCGTCACCGTCAGCCACCCGACCGAGCCCGGTTGCTGCTGCCGCTGTGCGGCGGCCCATTGGCCCACCGCGACCGTCTTGCCGAACCCTGATGGGGCGAGCACCACGACCGCCCGAGACTGCTGAACGTGCAGGTCAAGAGTGCGGTGCACATGCGAGCGGGCGATCATTCCGGGGCTCGATGACGGTGGCGTGGCCAGGAACCATGGGGCCGGGCTCCAGGCCGTCGAGCCGGCGGGTGTCCCGCCTGCAGTCAGGTCGTCGCAGCCAGCCATCCGTTCATTGTCTCCGGAACCGCTGAACCCGAGTTAGCCACCCAGGTTCGGCGCTGTCACGTTGCCGATTGCCCGAGGGTGACCTGGACCGTGCGCGACGTTCCCGACTGGTCCGCGTAGGTGAGCGTTACCGCGTCGCCGGGTGCCTTGGACCGCACTGCGGCCACCAGCGCCTCGGGGCCGTCGATGACCTGGTTGTCGACCTTGGTGATCACCGCGCCCTTGGGCAGGCCGGCCGTCGCCGCCGCGCTGCCACTGACCACACCTGCCACGACCGCGCCAGGCATGTCGTCACCGGAGCCGAGCTGAACACCCAGCGAGGCATGCCGCACGGTGCCGGTGGCGACCAGCTCGTCGGCGATGCGCTTGGCTTGATCCACCGGGATGGCGAAGCCCAGGCCGATCGAGCCGGCCTGTCCGCCGCCCTGTGAGTCCTGGCCGCCGGACAGTGACGCGATCGCCGAGTTCACCCCGATGAGGTCACCGTTCATGTCGACGAGTGCACCGCCGGAGTTGCCGGGGTTGATGGCCGCATCCGTCTGGATGGCACTCATCACCGAATGCTGTCCGCTCTGGTCATCGCCGGTGCTGACCGGGCGACCGAGCGCGCTGATGATGCCGGTTGTCACCGTCCCCTTCAGGCCCAGGGGTGAGCCGATGGCGACGACGTTCTGGCCGACTTTCAGGTCTTTCGAGGAACCGATGGAGATCGGGGTGAGGTCGGAGACGCCCTGGGCCCGGACCACGGCCAGGTCATCGTCGGGGTCCGCGCCGACGACGGTGAACGGGACCGTACGACCATCGGCCAGCGTCACGGTTGCCTTGACCCCGTCGCCGGAGTGGGCGGAAGGCCGGGTGCTGCGCCGGTCGTTGCCGTTGGGCACCTGCCCGTCACGACCATCCTGATAGTCGCCGGGCAGCTGTTCGCCGGGCAGGATGCCGGGCGGAAGGTTGGTGAGGGGCCCGCGGCGCGATGGGGCCGAGGGCGCCAGATCGCCGCTGCCCGACATGGCCGCTGCCACAACGTGATTGTTGGTCAGGATCAGCCCGTCAGGACTCAGCACGATGCCGGAGCCTTCCTCGCCCTGCTGCCCGCTTTGGATCTTCAGTTGCACCACGCTGGGCAGCACCTTGGCCGACACCTGCTCGACCGAGCCGACCGGGGCCGCGGCACCCGGCTGTCCGAGTATTGAACCTGTTGGCAGGGAGGGTTTTCCGGCGACTCCTGGGCTCGATTTCTGCGCCACCGGGGCGGGGTGTCCGGACTGGTTGACCACGACGACGGCCGTGGTGGCGCTGGCGGCGATGGCCACCACAACGGCACCCGCGGTCAGGCCGACAGCGCGAAGACGTTTCCGGCGCAGCGGGTTCGGAGCCAGTTCGGCACGGTCCGGGAACGTCTCGCCGTACGCGTAGCGTGTCCGGGTGTCGGTGGATGGACCGTGCACCTGCCGATAGCCGTGCTGTCCCATCGGGAATTCGTTTCCGTACGGCGGATGCCCAGGCTGGTAGTTCATTGATATGTCCTTCTTCCTCAAGATGCAGTCAGGGCACTGTCCGCCTCTGGTACGCACTGTCACAGTGCCTGCATCCGCTGAGGCCAGGCTGAGAATTTCCTCGATGCTGCCCAAGACTTTTCAGGAGGTGGTGGGAGTAGACGGTGGTTGCTGTCCCGCATCCACCACCGCAAGGGGTGCCGTCTCCGGTTCGGCCGAGTCCGCATCGCGGCCACGCCGGACAATCTCAAAGGTGTTGATCGGCCACCAGAACCACCGGCCCAGTGCAGCCGCGATGGCGGGCGTCATGAATGCGCGCACGATCAAAGTGTCGACAATCAGGCCGATGCCGATGGTCATGCCGAGTTGGCCGACCACGCGCAGGTCGCTGACGATCATCGACATCATGGTGAAGGCGAACACGAGGCCCGCGGCGGTGACAACGCGCCCGGTGGCCCCCATGCCACGGATCATGCCGGTGTTGAGCCCGGCGTGGATCTCCTCCTTGAGACGCGACACCACCAGCAGGTTGTAGTCCGAACCCACCGCCAGCAGGATCACCATCGACAACGGGATCACGATCCACTGCACGCCGAGCCCAAGGATGTCCTGCCACAACAACACTGACAGACCACAGGCCGTACCCAGAGACGCGGCCACCGTGCCGACGATGACCAGGGCGGCCACCACGCTGCGCGTGATCACCACCATGATCGCGAAGATCAGAATCATCGAGGCGATGATCGCGATGGCCAGGTCTACGGTCACACCGTCCTGCATATCGGCGTACATCGATGCGGTACCGGCCAACGAGACCTTCGCGTTGGCCAGCGGCGTGCCCTTTACCGCATCGGCGACAACGCCTTTGATGTCACGGACGTGTTCGATGCCTTCGACGGACGCCGGGTCTCCCTGGTGGGTGATGATGAATCGGACTGCCTTGCCGTCCGGCGATACGAACATCTTGAGCCCGCGTTTGAAGTCCGGGTTGGTGAACACGTCCGGCGGTAGATAGAAGAAGTCGTCGTTCTTGGCTTGGTCGAAGTAGAGGCCAATTTCCGTGGCACCCTTGGCCAGTTCTTGTTGTTGGGCCTGAGTGCCCGCCTGGGTGCTGTGCATGGCAAGCATGAAATCGCGCATACGACTCATCGAATCGATGGTCGTTCTCAGGACCGGCAGCATCTGCGGCATCAGCTGATCCATGCGATCCATATCGGTGACCAGACCACTCATTTGGTCGGCGAGCACGTCAACACTGTCCAGAACATCAAAGATCGACCGCAGCGACTGGCAGACCGGGATGTCAAAGCAATGCTTCTCCCAATAGAAGTAATTGCGCAGCGGCCGGAAGAAATCATCGAAATTGGCCAGGTTGTCGCGCATCTGCTGGATGGTTGCCACCATCTCGTGAGTCCGGCCCACCATGCTGTGCATGGTGCCCGTGAGCTCCTGCATGAGGCTGTACATCCTCTCCATGCTGGAGAGCGTCTTACTCAACTCGTCGGCCTGCTCCAGCATCTGAGCAGAGCTGTCGTTGTTGAACTTTGCGGTCTGCAGCGTGCCCGCGTTCTGCGCGCCCATGAGGAACGGGATCGAGCTGTGTTCAATCGGCGCACCGAGCGGGCGGGTAATCGTCTGCACGCGTTCGATACCGCGCATATGGACAATTCCCTTGGCCACCCTGTCGATGACGAGCATGTCTGCGGGGGTGCGCAGATCGTGGTCGGCCTCCAGCATCAACAGTTCCGGGTTCATGCGGGCCTGCGAGAAGTGGCGATCTGCCACATCCATCGCGAGGTTGGCCGGCATATCGGCGGGCGTGAATTTCTGATCGTTGTACTGCGGCACGTAGGTCATCAGGCTGACGAAGCCGATGATCGCAATCATGCTGGTCACCAAGACAATGGGAATAGGCCAACGCACTACCGCGGTTCCGACCTTGCGCCACCCCGTGGTGGAAAGCTTGCCTCTGGGCTCCAGCAGCCCGAACTTCGAGGCCACCGTCAACACGGCGGGCGCCAGCGTCAGCGCCGCGACCACGATCACCAGCACCGAGATCGCGCAGGGCAGGGCCATGCTCTGGAAGTACGGGAGCGTGGTCATGCTCAGGCACATGCAGGCGCCGACAATGGTCAGACCGGATCCCAGAATGACGTGCGAGACGCCATGATAGGCACATGTAATACGCGTCTTCGCGACTACGGCCCTTTGACCTTTCCTCGTGATAGCGGCCGAACAAGAAGATCACGTAGTCGGTACCGGCCGCCAGCGCCAGCATCGTCACCATGCTCACCGCGTAGGGGGTCAGACCGATGATGTTCATGTATCCCGCGGTAGCCGTAACACCCTGTGCTGCAAATAGTTCCAGGCCAATGATGACCATGGATATGAGCATGGTGACGATGGACCGGTAGATGAACAGGATCATCACGACGATCACGCCCACCGACACCAATTCCATGGTCGCCATGCTTTGGTGACCGGCAACCTGAGTGTCGGCGTTCAGCACGGTGGTGCCCGCGACATGCGCCTTGACGCCCGGCGGTGCGGGCATGGAGCTGACCATCTGGCGCACCGCGGCGACGGACTCGTGACTGGCACTGGTGCCCTGTGATCCGTTCAGGAAGATCTGCACGTAGGCGGCTTTACCGTCCACGCTCTGCGAGCCCGCCGCGGTCAACGGATCACTCCAGAAGTCCTGGACGTTCTGCACGTGCTCGTGATCGGCCTTGAGCTTGGCGACGATCTCGTCGTAGTACTTGTGCGCGGCATCGCCGAGTTTGTCGTCGCCTTCCAGGACGACCATCGCCGACGAGTCCGAGTCGTACTGCTGAAACACCTTGCCGATGTTCAGCATCCCCTGGTAGGACTCCGAGTTCTGCGGGCTCAGCGGCACCGACCGGCTGGCCGCCACTTCGTTGAGTGAGGGGGTGACCGTGCCCAGGATGACCGCCAGCCCGACCCAGAACAAGATGATCGGCAGCGAGAAGATCCGGATCATGTGGCCGATAAACGGCCGGTGTGGTTTCGCGTGCGCGTTGCTCATACGGATTTCACCAAGCAGTAGATAAACGGTTTGACTTTGTCTGTGCCGGTTCGGTCATCGCGCACGCCCCCGTCGACCGTCACGCGGCATCCAAGACCGCTGACGTTGCGATCGCCTTGCGCGACGATGTTGGCCGACATGGACGGCATGGTTGTCACGATCGTGAAAGACCAAGGCAGTGGCGCATTTTCAATGAGATGGGGCTGCCCGTTCTCATCGAGGTAGTTGAGGTTCGCGGTGCCGCCCGTCCCCACGATCTCGTAGGTGATGTGCTTCGGGTTGAAGTTGGCGGTGATTCCCGACCCCTCACCCGGCTTCGGCGGGCGTGGAATCGCCGAGCTGCGGATCTGCGCAATCGCGTATCCGCCGATCCCGACGACAATCACCAGCAGTAGCGGAATCCAAAACCGCTTCAACAGTCGGTACACCGCGCGCATCCCCTTCTGCTTCTGCCCTGCACGGGCCCGCGGATTCCCTCCGAAGAGGCAACTGCCGCGGTCCGACGCCAGGGGATTGTGTACCACCGGTCTATTACGGCAGCACCGTATCACGGTAATAGACCGGCGGTTCACTATCGAAGACCTGGTGGCGGATTAACATCGGGCCATGACCTTCCGTCGGGCGCGCAGCGAGGAGCAGCGCGAGATCCGTCGGCAAGCCATCCTGGAAACCGCGTCATCGATGCTCAGCGACATGCCGGTCAGCCAGATCAGCCTTAATGAGCTGAGCCGACGCACCGGCCTAGCAAAGTCCGCGATGATGCGCTATTTCGAGTCCCGCGAGGCCGTGCTGCTGGAACTTCTCGACACGTCACTACGCTGCTGGGTCACCGAAATTGTGGCGGAGCTCTCTTGCGACACGCGATCCGGCTCGGCGCAGGAAAGGGTCGATCGCCTGGCCGCATTGCTCAGCCGGTCTTTACGAGAACGCGCCGTGCTGTGCGACCTCATGACCGCCCAACCAGGAGTGTTGGAGTACAACGTCTCGCCCGAGACACTGTTGTGTTTTCGGCGCTCTGCCCACAACACCATTGCCATCTACACCGATGCGATTCGCGACTTCATCCCCGAGCTCGGTGACGATGCTCGAAGCGTGTCCCTTTCCACCGTGGTGACCAGCGCCGCCCTGTGGATGTACGCCCAGCCGTCGGCCAGCGCGGTCGCCGCCTGCCAGGCCGAACCTGAATTGGCGGACATCTCGTTGAACTTCAACGATGACCTGGAGACCATGTTGGCGCGGCTCATCACCGGCGCCCTGGTCAAGCGCAGTTCCTGATCGCCCGTCCGCGCCGCACGTCCCAAAGCGGTCATGGCGCGGACTTCCGGACGTTCTCACATGTAAGCTCACACGCCGAGAGGTACTACCGGTTCCGCCGGACAGACCGCTCGTCGCCGATGGGGATCAGATGACAATCACCTCTTCGCATTTCGGCATCAGTGAGCAGAACGGACCTGAACGCCGACGCCCAATTCTGATACGTAGCCAGCGGTTGCACTCCTGAAAATCAGCCACATGGGAGCAGCTAAGCCGTACCGTCACGCTCGTGGAAACCCAGAACTGCGAACCGCAAGGTGTCGAGTACCTACAACTCGGACTCTCGGGGAAGACAGCGGGCATGGTCGCTGATCTCGTCTCGATCCAACGCGACATTGTTTTCGCGCAGCAGTGCGCCGAAGGCTATCTCTCGCGTGCACCAACTGGTCCGTCAACGCAGGGCGAGGATTCATTGGTAGCCCAGGCACTTTGGTCAGCAGGTGCCATTTCGTATCGCCGTGCGTTTACCTCAGGTCGTGGTCATCTCGTCTCGAAGGGCCAGCGGCTCAAGTTGCATGAAGCCTGGACCGACATGCTCGCCCCCGAACAGCTTGTGGCACACGAGAAAATTCTTGAAATGACCAATCAGCACATCGCGCACAGGGTTGGCGATCACGAGGGTGTCCGCATAATCGCGCTTTTGACACCTCCGCCGATGCCACGTGCCATTGCAGGGGTTGGGCACATGCTTCTGCATATGATCGGCCCGGAGGCATGCCTGGCAGAACGCATGCTCGAGATATGCGGCATGCTGAACCAAGGTCTTGAACAGGAAATTTCAAACGGCAATGACCTATTGACGATGTGGCTAAGTGAGCAGGACATCAACGAGCTATACGCAGCGTCGGAATCCCAAACATAGCGAGCTGCCGTCAGACAGGCCAATCCGCAGTTAATCCCTGTCCAGCTCTACAAACCTGCGCAGATCTTGAAACTGCGGCCATCGGTCGCGAATGTCGTTAGTGTGGCCAGATGAGTGGCAGCTATGTCGTCCACAACGCCGTCGATATAGTCGGGCACGACCTTTGGTTGGTGATCGACCGGGTATTAGGCACCGCAATAATGATGCGCAACAACAAAGAAGAGGCGATGACCGATACTGCTGTCGCCACGGCTTTCTACGAACGGTGGCCCAGTGGTCTCACGACCGATGGTTTCGTATCCGTTGAAAGCCTGGGCGAAGACGGCCACCTAATTTCCCGGATGCGCCCTCTCATGGCACCGGGATTCTGGTCTGATCACGATTTTGGCAAAGATGGAGGCCCGACATAGGCCAAGGGGACCATAACGGAATCAAGAGCACATAGGTCTGCTCTGCGATCCCTCTCGAATACCCCATCTGTGCATGTCGGTGCCGCGGTACCCAGTTTTACTCTCGGCCGCGAGCGACCTTCTCGATCGCAGGGCCCCGCCTAAACAGCACCTGCTGCACCGTCACCTCTAAGGGCGACTCCGCTCTCGTCTACCCGCACCCGTCCGGCTGCGTCGCCCCCCTGGCTGTTACATGGGTCAGCGGGCCCTAACGCCTGGTCGCTCGAGTCGAAGAAGTGCTGGACGACCGGTCCATCGGAAAAGCAGCTGTGCCGCAACTCCTTGACGGCCCGTGGGTGTCTTTGATGGGAAACGGCTGGTACATGCCGACCGCCGACCGCGGTCACCTGGCGGATGTCATCGCCGCGATGATTGTCGCAGCAGGAGTAGGAGCGGTGCTCGATACGACATGCTGGACGATGCAGCCCTATGAGGCACAGTACCTACCACCTGGTGCCACGCGACAGCCTGGCAATCCAGGCTCATCAGCGGGACCGAGGCCAACAAGTCGCAGCCCGGTCAGCTAGAACGGCGTTGGCTCAATCCGTTGTCGGGAGGTGACTTCTAGTGACTCGACTTGATCCTTTCAGCGAGATCGGGCGGTGCTGTCCAAATGAATTCGCGCCCGATCTTGTCGCGCTCCAAAAGCTGCCGTCGCTCGAGCTCGTACAGATCGTTCCGGGCCGCCTGCTCCGAAACTCCGTGACTCTTAGCATGCGACTTAACAGTGTAGTACTCGTCTGGACGCTTGATCGCAAACTCTAGTAGTCCCAACTGTCGATGATTGAACTTACTCTCGGTACGCGTCAGTAACTTTCGAGTGCTTTGAAGCTCTTCGGACTTGCGTGCTAGATACTTGTTCAAATCATCGAGCGCGCGTTGGATCACCTTGAGTTGATAGATGAGGAAATACGTGAGGTCACCTTGGTCTTGCTCGGTGAAGATGAACGATTTTGAATACTTTGAGGGTGCAGTCTTTAGTATTCGCGAGATCGTTAGGTACTCTGAAAGCCAATACCCTTGCCGTAACATGCTCCAATAAAACAGTGCGCGGGCCGTTCGACCGTTTCCGTCTTCAAAATAATGGTCATATCCCATCATGAAATGAATCGCTAAGGCCCGAACGACCGGCGGAACATACACCCTTTGACCATCGTTGCCATTCGCAAAATCGCAGAGTCGTTGCAGCCGTTCAGGGAGCTGGTCCACTGGTGGCGGCGTGTGCAGCACATTACCTTCGCTGTCGAAAACCTTCACACGATCATCCGGATCGGGATCGCTCTGGATTTTTCCGGCACATTCCGGATTGTCAAGAGTCTTGTAGGTGACAATCTCGTGAAGCTGACAGATTGCCTCGGGCGTGAACTCTTCAACTCGATTCTCACTAACATGTTGCATTGCGCGATAGTTGTTGAGAATCATCTGTTCACTTCGCGTAGTCGGCTTCTTGTCATGTCGAATCATCTCTTTGGCTCTTTTTCGACTGGTGGAAGCACCCTCCAATTGACTGCTAGTAATTGCTTCTTCTATCAGCGAGCTGATGACATACCGATCTTTTGTTGCAGCGTTGGTTACCTGCTCCGGCACCGCAATCTGGCCACTGGCACGTTGGGTTACCTCATCCAAAAGGCGAAGAACCTCGTCGGGGAGCGCGTAGGTAAAGTTTCCCCCGCTCATCGTCGTAAGTGGAATTGCGCGCTGAATGCTGCTGCGCGCCAGTCGAGTTGCAAGCCACCACTCGTTGTGCGTAGCGTCGTCTGGCGGCTTTCTGAATCGAAGCTCGTCCCATGGAAGGTACGGATCGGTCGCAACGTTGACGCTCCGTGTCATGATCTTGACCAGGCGGCTGGTGTCCATCGTTTTGAACAGCCCCAGATCCCCATTGAGGGTTGGC contains:
- a CDS encoding helix-turn-helix transcriptional regulator, translating into MWQGDLAGALEDFTVVDAAVGDGYPDIGRMMLVFSAAALGNQGCDWSLPQLEAVAMRIGEDENRAVPIGSFRAAALARIAEIRGHTREALQLAARLLDVTPLPTASVMVAGVCRRLGDIDLAESLADNARGESVPSYTRAYAALVGALLTWDSGDNDRAHQLLEESLALAAPESVRYPFLDNAGQSCRDLLGAHSSRTAYPDFLAECLLSCETGASDNPAASLTSREREVLAYLRTPMTAAEIAAKLSVSVNTLKTHQRSIYQKLQVSNRREAIGIAPH
- a CDS encoding MalT transcriptional regulator family protein, coding for MAGCDDLTAGGTPAGSTAWSPAPWFLATPPSSSPGMIARSHVHRTLDLHVQQSRAVVVLAPSGFGKTVAVGQWAAAQRQQQPGSVGWLTVTEQAADFPELIRGIMTALRHAAGDGDDAQVRRALATAFELPSLGLVFTALSTIQMPGRVTVVLDDFQKAIGVTQSAEFVEFIEHGPPWLRLVLITTEAPETLLTRLRVHGQVAVVTAGELAFTAEDVLSAACHVHQQDLAAGDAERIAYSTGGWPAAVRLALLDGETPSALDDLDLSEYIRAAVLGRLRPELAEFVLAATVCTRVDERLAAVLSGRVDAAGLLAECATSGLFIERFGSGEDAIYQWHSMFAHGCGEVLRQSDPARWSALNLLAARELRDRYPLDAVEHAVRGADGRLAAETITDHWLELLLEARSVALESVCIAVADAFGETADIAMVRSCCREVAGDRLGAQLHFERAQALTHGHVESRRVRLIADVSRILISDDHSTMAGAVDAVSEALTDRTLVADRVYACALFLVGWAETRLRRDVGHSMRLLESAAQECRALGLAAVADRATESLAFAYVHAGQFGRAQRSLSLAEVPWLSH
- a CDS encoding S1C family serine protease; the encoded protein is MTAGAVVVAIAASATTAVVVVNQSGHPAPVAQKSSPGVAGKPSLPTGSILGQPGAAAPVGSVEQVSAKVLPSVVQLKIQSGQQGEEGSGIVLSPDGLILTNNHVVAAAMSGSGDLAPSAPSRRGPLTNLPPGILPGEQLPGDYQDGRDGQVPNGNDRRSTRPSAHSGDGVKATVTLADGRTVPFTVVGADPDDDLAVVRAQGVSDLTPISIGSSKDLKVGQNVVAIGSPLGLKGTVTTGIISALGRPVSTGDDQSGQHSVMSAIQTDAAINPGNSGGALVDMNGDLIGVNSAIASLSGGQDSQGGGQAGSIGLGFAIPVDQAKRIADELVATGTVRHASLGVQLGSGDDMPGAVVAGVVSGSAAATAGLPKGAVITKVDNQVIDGPEALVAAVRSKAPGDAVTLTYADQSGTSRTVQVTLGQSAT
- a CDS encoding MmpS family transport accessory protein, producing the protein MYRLLKRFWIPLLLVIVVGIGGYAIAQIRSSAIPRPPKPGEGSGITANFNPKHITYEIVGTGGTANLNYLDENGQPHLIENAPLPWSFTIVTTMPSMSANIVAQGDRNVSGLGCRVTVDGGVRDDRTGTDKVKPFIYCLVKSV
- a CDS encoding TetR family transcriptional regulator — protein: MTFRRARSEEQREIRRQAILETASSMLSDMPVSQISLNELSRRTGLAKSAMMRYFESREAVLLELLDTSLRCWVTEIVAELSCDTRSGSAQERVDRLAALLSRSLRERAVLCDLMTAQPGVLEYNVSPETLLCFRRSAHNTIAIYTDAIRDFIPELGDDARSVSLSTVVTSAALWMYAQPSASAVAACQAEPELADISLNFNDDLETMLARLITGALVKRSS
- a CDS encoding Fic family protein, giving the protein MPPPTLNGDLGLFKTMDTSRLVKIMTRSVNVATDPYLPWDELRFRKPPDDATHNEWWLATRLARSSIQRAIPLTTMSGGNFTYALPDEVLRLLDEVTQRASGQIAVPEQVTNAATKDRYVISSLIEEAITSSQLEGASTSRKRAKEMIRHDKKPTTRSEQMILNNYRAMQHVSENRVEEFTPEAICQLHEIVTYKTLDNPECAGKIQSDPDPDDRVKVFDSEGNVLHTPPPVDQLPERLQRLCDFANGNDGQRVYVPPVVRALAIHFMMGYDHYFEDGNGRTARALFYWSMLRQGYWLSEYLTISRILKTAPSKYSKSFIFTEQDQGDLTYFLIYQLKVIQRALDDLNKYLARKSEELQSTRKLLTRTESKFNHRQLGLLEFAIKRPDEYYTVKSHAKSHGVSEQAARNDLYELERRQLLERDKIGREFIWTAPPDLAERIKSSH